Proteins encoded in a region of the Odocoileus virginianus isolate 20LAN1187 ecotype Illinois chromosome 9, Ovbor_1.2, whole genome shotgun sequence genome:
- the LOC139036484 gene encoding mitotic-spindle organizing protein 2-like — MELFELAQAAGGAMDPDVFKILVDLLKLNVAPLAVFQMLKSMCAGQRVASDSQDPTAVPLPAPSVPETRGRNKGGGALGGGTALAERSSREGPSQRMPRQPSASRLPKGGGPGRSPPRSGS; from the coding sequence ATGGAGCTGTTCGAGCTGGCGCAGGCTGCGGGCGGCGCCATGGACCCCGACGTGTTCAAGATCCTGGTGGACCTGCTGAAGCTGAACGTGGCGCCCCTCGCCgtcttccagatgctcaagtccaTGTGCGCTGGGCAGAGGGTGGCGAGCGACTCCCAGGACCCCACGGCCGTGCCCCTGCCCGCGCCCAGCGTGCCTGAGACCCGAGGGAGAAACAAGGGCGGTGGTGCCCTGGGCGGAGGCACGGCCCTGGCAGAACGCAGCAGCCGGGAAGGACCCAGCCAGAGGATGCCCCGCCAGCCCAGCGCCTCCAGGCTGCCAAAGGGGGGTGGGCCAGGGAGGAGCCCCCCAAGGAGCGGCAGCTGA